The genomic segment AAATTAAGTAATTATCATTTTATTATACCGTCCGGAAGGAGAAAATGATGAAAAATATTGCTCTATTAGTCATAGACGTCCAAAAGATTTATTCTTTAAACCATTCTAGATTAAAAGTAAATCATGTGGAGAGTGTCGTTGAAAATATTAATAAAATAATCCGATATTTTGAAAATAAAAACCTACCCATAATTTATATCAGACATTTACATAATCCTGATGGCTCTGATGCCGGCAGAATGTATGATTTTAGCGGAAAAACAAGAAAAATAGGATTTAAAAAAGGGTCATTAGAAGCAGAATATATAGATGATCTTATAATAATTAAAGGCGCAACGGAAATCATTAAAAATAGGTATAACTCCTTTTTTAATACAGACTTGGCTGATCTTTTAAATAAATTAAAGATTAACCGGGTGGTTATTGTGGGATTCATGACTAACTTTTGCTGTGAATCTACCGCTCGAGACGCCCATGATCGAGACTATTATGTTGATTTTATTATCGATGCCACCGGTACACCGGATCTGGGTATATTCAATCAAGAGCAGATTAAACTTGCTTCGGCACAGACCCTTTCCGCAGGTTATGTCCATATTTTAAAGACCGAGGAATTTCTAAAAATATAAAAAAGAGTATCACTTATGGAAATGTTTGAAACCTTACAACGCAAATATACTCCACAAAGTAGTGGTTGTCAATTCCTTTGTCTGACCGAGTCAAGAGAAAGAAAATGTCTCACCTTCACCCTACCCTTTCCTCTCGGGAACA from the Candidatus Atribacteria bacterium genome contains:
- a CDS encoding cysteine hydrolase — translated: MMKNIALLVIDVQKIYSLNHSRLKVNHVESVVENINKIIRYFENKNLPIIYIRHLHNPDGSDAGRMYDFSGKTRKIGFKKGSLEAEYIDDLIIIKGATEIIKNRYNSFFNTDLADLLNKLKINRVVIVGFMTNFCCESTARDAHDRDYYVDFIIDATGTPDLGIFNQEQIKLASAQTLSAGYVHILKTEEFLKI